Below is a genomic region from Actinomyces weissii.
GGTCACCGGGGCGGCGCGGAGCCCGCCCCATCACGTCCTCCACGGAGGGGTCCACCCCCATGGCCAGGGCCGGGCCGGAGTCGGTGACCAGGTTGATCCACAGGATCTGGGTGGCTACCAGCGGCAGCACCACCCCCGTGGTGGAGTGGTCCGACAGACCCAGCAGCCCAGCCAGCACCACCCCGCCGAAGACGGTGACCACCTCACCCATATTCGAGCTGAGCAGGTAGCGCAGGAACTTCCTGATGTTGTCGAAGATGCGTCGCCCCTCGGCCACCGCCGCCACGATGGTGGCGAAGTTGTCGTCAGCCAGCACCATCTCTGCGGCCTCCTTGGTCACCTGCGTGCCGGTGACGCCCATGGCGACGCCGATGTCAGCCTGCCGCAGGGCGGGGGCGTCGTTGACGCCGTCGCCAGTCATGGCCACCGTGTGCCCTTGCGCCTTCAGCGCAGCCACGATCCGCATCTTGTGCTCCGGGGCCACCCGGGCGTACACGTTCACCTCCGCCACCGCACGGTTCAGCTCCTCTGCCCCCAGGACGCTCAGCTCCCGGCCGGTCAGCACCCTTGCCCCGGGCTCCGCGATCCCCAGGTCCGCGGCGATGCGACCGGCGGTGGCCGGGTGGTCACCGGTGATCATCAGCACCCGGATGCCTGCCCGGTGCGCCTCGGCGACGGCGGCGGCCGCCTCGGGGCGCGGCGGGTCGATGATCCCCACCACCCCGGCCAGCACCAGGTCCCGCTCCAGGTAGGAGAAGTCGGCCTCGCCCCCGGCGGCGAGCACCTGGGTGACCTGTGCGGCCTCGGCGGCCGTGAGTAGCCTTGAGGCGACTCCCAGCGTACGCAGCGCGCGACCTGACATCTGGTCGATCCGCTGCTCGAACAGCTGGCGGGCGGAGTCGTCCAGAGGGGCCTCCTCCAGGCCCCGGCGCACCTGCGTGCAGCGCTCAAGAAGGACGTCGGGGGCACCTTTGGACACGATGGTCACGGTGTCGTGCTTGGCGTCGGTGTAAAGGACGCTCATGAGCTTGCGCTCACTGGTGAAGGGGACCTCGCCCAAGCGCTCGAAACGCCCCTCACGGTCGCCGTGCGTGCCGAGCTTGCGCTCCGCCACCAGGAAGGCGCCCTCGGTCGGGTCACCGATCACTGACCAGGCCCCGGCGTCGTCAGCCAGCTCGGCGTCCGAGGCCATGGCTCCCCCGGACAGCACCACGGTCACCTCCTCCAGGTGGGGGCCTTCCAGGGGCTCCGCGTCCGGCTGCCCGTCGCCGTCCAGGTCGGGGGCCACGTCGCCGACCGGGGCGTAGCCGATGCCGGTGACCACAGTGTCGCCGGACAGGGTGGCGACCTCCTGGATGGTCATCTCTGAGCGGGTCAGGGTGCCGGTCTTGTCCGAGCAGATCACGGAGGCGGAGCCCAGGGTCTCTACGCTGGTGAGCTTCTTGACCACCGCCTTGTGCAGGGCCATGCGCTGCACCCCGAGGGCCAGTACCACGGACAGGATCGCGGGCAGGCCCTCCGGCACGGCGGCCACGGCCAGGGAGACCCCCAGCAGCAGGGCGTCAATGACCGTGTGCGAGCTGATGCTCGGGGCCAGCAGCAGGAGGGTCCCTACCGTGACCACGGCGATAGCCACCACGATCAGTCCCAGGGTGCGGGAGACCTGGGCCAGCTCCTTGGACAGGGGGGTGGGCTCCTCCTCCACCGAGTCGAGCATGCGGGCGATCGCCCCCATCTCCGTGTCGCCGCCGGTGGCGGTGACGACCGCGCGCCCGGTGCCCTGGGCCACGGAGGTGCCCCGGTAGACCATCGGGCTGCGGTCAGCCAGGTCAGCGTCGGGGGAGACGGCGTCGGCGGTCTTGGTCACGGCCTCCGCCTCACCGGTCAGGGAGGACTCGACGACGCGCAGGGCCGCCGCCTGGACCAGGCGCGCGTCTGCCCCTACCTGGTCCCCCTCGCTGAGCAGGAGCAGGTCCCCGACCACCAGGTCGGCGGAGGGCACCTGGCGCTTCTCGCCGTCGCGCAGCACCGTGGACTGGGCCTGGGTCATCCTTGACAGGGCGGCGACCGCGTCAGCCGCCTTGCTCTCCTGGACGAAGCCGAGCACCGCGTTGAGGGTGATTACGGCCAGGATAACCAGGGCGTCCACCGGCAGGCCGTGAGCCCCTTCCAGCACCCAGGCGATCGCGGAGATGAATATCGCCGCGATCAGCAGGTAGACCAGCGGGTCCTGGAACTGTCCCAGAAAGCGTCGCCAGGCCGGGGTGGGGGGCTTGGAGGGCAGGTTGTTGGGGCCGTTGACGGCGAGACGTTCAGCTGCCTGGGTTGCGGTAAGCCCCCGGGCGGGGTCTGTGCCCGTGGTGGCGGCAACCGTTGCGGGGGCTTCCGCCCAAGGCACGGAGGGGGTGCTGGTGCTGGTCATTGCCCCAGCCTCGCGGAACTGGCCGGGGGCCGTCTGCTGGTTTCGCCGACGGCGGGGGTGATCTTTTGTCACTGGTGGAGGACTAGAGCGGTTGCCTGCTACTGAGCCTGGGGAGCTTTTGGCTTGATTACGCGGTAGTTGAAGGATAAGCGAGCGGCGTGGGAGCCTCTAAGCCTCCGCCAGTGACAGCCTTTCCGGGTGGAGTCCAGTGTGACCGACCTCGCAACAGGGTGACGGATTCCCCGCGTGCAGCAGTTTTCACGGGCTGCCAGCAGTTTTCCTGGCTCCTTCACCCCGCCATACTGGTGCAGTCCGTCCCCGGCAGGGGAAACTGACAAGGAAACGAGAAGCGCGTGTCACAACCGACTGGTGTCCCTGAGCGGCCCGTAGGGCGCAAGCTCGCCCAGGCTGCCAACGCCGGACGGCTGCCGGGGAAGCCCGGGAAGTCCTCCCGCGGCGCAGGCAGGTCCAGTGAGCAGCGTCCAGCCAGCAGCAGGGGCGGCTCCCGCAGCGCACCAGGCAGGGCTGGCAGGCCCGTGGACCGGCCCACCGGCTGGCGGCGCGTGTTCAACTACCCCCGGCGCGGCAAGGGCCCGATCCACCGCTGGATACCCAGCTGGCGTTTCAACCTGGCTACTCTCCTGCTGTTCATGGGGGCGGCGGTCGGGGCCTTCTCATGGGCCTACGCGAGCATTGACGTGCCTGAGCCCAGCGAGTTCGCCCAAGCGCAGAGCTCCACCGTCTACTACGCCGACGGCGTCACCGAGATGGGGCACTTCGCGGAGGTGAACCGCAAGATCATCGACACCACCAAGGTGCCCAAGTACGTGGGCGACGCGGTGGTCGCCAGTGAGGACCGCAGCTTCTACACCAACAAGGGCGTGGACCCTAAGGGCATCGTGCGCGCCCTGGTGAACAACCTGCGTGGTGGCGGGCGCCAGGGGGCCTCCACGCTCACCCAGCAGTACATCAAGAACTACTACGTGGACACGACCTCCTCCTACTCGGGCAAGTTCAAGCAGGCGGTCATGGCTATCAAGATCGACCGGCAGAAGAGCAAGGCCGAGATTCTGGACTCCTACCTGAACACGGTCTACTACGGGCGGGGGGCCTACGGCATCGAGGCCGCCGCGGAGGCGTACTTCGGGGTGGGGGCGGACCAGCTGACCCCGGCGCAGGCGGCGCTGCTGGCTGGCATCATGCCCGCCCCCAGCGCCTGGGACCCCGCCGTGGACCCGGCCCAGGCCCAGCAGCGCTGGACCCGGGTCATGGACTTCATGGAGCAGGACGGCTACATCTCCTCCGCGGAGCGTGCCGCCGCCACCTCCATGCCGGAGACCATCCTCCCCAAGAGCGACGAGGTGTACGCCGGCACCAAGGGCTACCTGCTGCAGATGGTGCGCAAGGAGCTGGCGGAGAAGGCCGACCTGTCTAACGAGCGGGTGGACACCGGTGGCTACAAGATCGTCACCACCATAGACAAGGAGGACCAGGAGGCTGCCGTGGCCGCCGTGGAGGCCCTCCCGGAGGGGGCGGACCCCAACCTGCGGGTGGCCCTGGTCTCTGTCGACGCCAGCACCGGCGGGGTCCTGGCCCTCTACGGGGGCAGGGACTACCTCACGCAGCAGGTGAACGCAGCCACCGACGCCGTCGCCCAGGCAGGCTCCACCTATAAGCCCTTTGCCCTGGTGGCGGGCCTGGAGAACGGTTTGACCCTGGCGAACGGCTACTCCGGAAAGTCTCCGATCTGGCTGAATGACACCCGTTTCGAGAACTTCGACAATGTCTCCTGGGGCTGGTGCGACATGGTCAAGTCCACGGCTCACTCGGTGAACACCTCCTACCTGCAGCTCAACGACGAGCTGGGCTCGGACAAGACCAACGACGTCGCCTTCCGGGCCGGCTACCCGGAGGACACCGTGGGCATGGACACCGTGGTGCAGTCGGTGCTGGGCTCAGCCTCCCCGCACACGATCGATATCGCCACCGCCTACGCGACCTTCGCCTCCGGCGGGACCCGGCACGAGACGCACATAGTCGGCTCGGTGGCCAACTCCCAGGGGACGGTCGTGTACGTTCCCGACACCGTGGGGGAGAAGGTCTTTGAGGACGGCGTCATGGCTGACGCGACCTTCGCTATGAGCAAGGTGGTGGAGTACGGCTCCGGTACCACCGCCCTGGAGCTGGGGCGCCCGGTGGCCGGCAAGACCGGCTCCTCCTCGGACAACAAGTCGGCGCAGTTCGTGGGCTTCACCCCGCAGGTGGCGACGGCGGTGACGCTCTACCAGTCCGGCCCGGACGGCTCCGAGCAGTCGATCACCCCTTGGGGTGACTACGACGAGATCACCGGCTCCACCTATCCGGCTGACATCTTCACGGAGTACATGAAGAAGGCGCTGGCTGACCTGCCGGTGGCGGACTTCCCCGGCCGGACCCCTGGCTCCTACCGGCCTGGGCGCCTGGAGGGTGCGGAGCAGCGCTCCAAGGTCCAGCTGCCCGCTGAGGAGCCGACCTTCGTTCCGGTGCAGCCCCCGGCGGAGCCGCAGCCTACCCAGCAGGCTCCCGAGCCGACGGCGGAGCCGACCGGAGGCCAGTTCCAGCCAGCGCCTGTACCGGCTCCTACCGGTAAGGACAACGACGAACCGGGGCCGGACCTCACGGAGGGTCCGGTGGAACCGGGGCCGGAGCAGCCCACCGCTCCGCCTGGAGGGAACGTTGAGGGTAACGGTTTCGCGCCTGGCAACGGCCAGAACCAGGGCAACGGCAGACGGCGGGCGGGTTGAGGCTCCCCGTGCCGGGACCAAGGCCGCCCCTGCGCCTGCGAGGTGTCGCAGCGCACGCCCCCCGGGAAGGTGCTGGCCTTCCGGGGGGCGCGCCGTCTCCGGTAGGCTCTTGGACTGGCTGCGCTGCCGGGCACCCGCCCGTCACCCGCGGCCGCACGCATCACCCTCCTGTCACGGAAAGACCGTGACCGCTTCAGACCAGAGGAGGTGGGTACCAAGCATGCGTCACTACGAGATCATGATCATCCTCGACCCCGAGACGGACGAGCGCACCGTCGCTCCGTCGCTCGAGAAGCTGCTGCAGGTCGTCCCCAGCAACGGTGGGACCGTGGACAAGGTCGACATCTGGGGCAAGCGTCGTCTCGCCTACGACATCAAGAAGAAGTCCGAGGGCTTCTACGTCGTCGTCGACATGACCACCACGCCGGAGATCGCCCAGGAGCTTGACCGTCAGCTCGGCCTGAACGAGTCCGTCCTGCGCACCAAGCTGCTGCGCCCCGAGGCCTGAGCCGTACCCGTCCGAGAATCCTGAGAGCACGGAGGAAAGCATGACCGGAGAGCCTGTAATCACCGTCGTCGGTAACCTGGTGGCGGACCCGGAGATGCGCTTCACCCCTAGCGGTGCGGCGGTCGCTTCCTTCCGTGTGGCCTCCACGCCGCGGACCTTCAACCGCAACACGAACCAGTGGGAGGACGGCGAGGCGCTGTTCCTGTCCTGCTCGGTGTGGCGGGACACGGCCGACAACGTGGCCTCCTCGCTGAAGAAGGGCATGCGCGTGATCGTGCAGGGCCGCCTGACCCAGCGCTCCTACACCACCCGTGAGGGCGAGAACCGCACGGTCTACGAGCTGCAGGTCGACGAGGTCGGCCCCTCGCTGCGCTACGCCAAGGCCGAGGTCACCCGCACCCCACGTGCGGGTGGTCCCGGAGGCCAGGGCGGTGGCTACAACGGCGGCGGCCAGGGTTCTGGCGGCTTCCAGGGGGGCTACCAGGGCGGCGGCGGATACAACGGTGGCCAGAACCAGGGGGGCGGCTTCGGCGGAGGCCAGGCCTCCTACAACGCCCCCCAGGGAGGCGCCGCGGACGACCCGTGGAGCACCGGCACCTCCTTCGGTGACGAGCCCCCGTTCTGACCGGTCCTGACCGGCACCGTCTCTCGGACGATCACCTGGGCGCCTGCGCCCACCACCAACACCAATCTCGTAACTGAGCGCCCCGGCGCTCTAAACAAGGAGTACCAACATGGCGAAGCCTCAGCTTCGTAAGCCGAAGAAGAAGATCGGCCCGGTCAAGGCCATCAAGGTCGGCGTCATCGACTACAAGGACACCGCCACGCTGCGGAAGTTCATCTCCGACCGTGGCAAGATCCGTGCGCGCCGCGTCACCGGTGTCTCCGTCCAGGAGCAGCGCAAGATCGCTAAGGCCGTGAAGAACGCCCGCGAGATGGCTCTGCTGCCCTACTCGAGCTCTGCTCGCTGATCGGAGGCCCACGCATGACCACCAAGCTCATTCTCACGCACGACGTCGCCCACCTGGGCTCTGCCGGTGAGGTCGTGGACGTCAAGGACGGCTACGCCCGCAACTACCTGCTGCCGCGCAAGCTGGCCACCCCCTGGACCAAGGGCGCCCAGCGCCAGATCGACCAGATGGCCGAGGCCCGCCGCAAGCGCAGCATCGAGTCCCTGGAG
It encodes:
- the rpsF gene encoding 30S ribosomal protein S6 — protein: MRHYEIMIILDPETDERTVAPSLEKLLQVVPSNGGTVDKVDIWGKRRLAYDIKKKSEGFYVVVDMTTTPEIAQELDRQLGLNESVLRTKLLRPEA
- a CDS encoding transglycosylase domain-containing protein gives rise to the protein MSQPTGVPERPVGRKLAQAANAGRLPGKPGKSSRGAGRSSEQRPASSRGGSRSAPGRAGRPVDRPTGWRRVFNYPRRGKGPIHRWIPSWRFNLATLLLFMGAAVGAFSWAYASIDVPEPSEFAQAQSSTVYYADGVTEMGHFAEVNRKIIDTTKVPKYVGDAVVASEDRSFYTNKGVDPKGIVRALVNNLRGGGRQGASTLTQQYIKNYYVDTTSSYSGKFKQAVMAIKIDRQKSKAEILDSYLNTVYYGRGAYGIEAAAEAYFGVGADQLTPAQAALLAGIMPAPSAWDPAVDPAQAQQRWTRVMDFMEQDGYISSAERAAATSMPETILPKSDEVYAGTKGYLLQMVRKELAEKADLSNERVDTGGYKIVTTIDKEDQEAAVAAVEALPEGADPNLRVALVSVDASTGGVLALYGGRDYLTQQVNAATDAVAQAGSTYKPFALVAGLENGLTLANGYSGKSPIWLNDTRFENFDNVSWGWCDMVKSTAHSVNTSYLQLNDELGSDKTNDVAFRAGYPEDTVGMDTVVQSVLGSASPHTIDIATAYATFASGGTRHETHIVGSVANSQGTVVYVPDTVGEKVFEDGVMADATFAMSKVVEYGSGTTALELGRPVAGKTGSSSDNKSAQFVGFTPQVATAVTLYQSGPDGSEQSITPWGDYDEITGSTYPADIFTEYMKKALADLPVADFPGRTPGSYRPGRLEGAEQRSKVQLPAEEPTFVPVQPPAEPQPTQQAPEPTAEPTGGQFQPAPVPAPTGKDNDEPGPDLTEGPVEPGPEQPTAPPGGNVEGNGFAPGNGQNQGNGRRRAG
- a CDS encoding single-stranded DNA-binding protein, with the protein product MTGEPVITVVGNLVADPEMRFTPSGAAVASFRVASTPRTFNRNTNQWEDGEALFLSCSVWRDTADNVASSLKKGMRVIVQGRLTQRSYTTREGENRTVYELQVDEVGPSLRYAKAEVTRTPRAGGPGGQGGGYNGGGQGSGGFQGGYQGGGGYNGGQNQGGGFGGGQASYNAPQGGAADDPWSTGTSFGDEPPF
- the rpsR gene encoding 30S ribosomal protein S18 gives rise to the protein MAKPQLRKPKKKIGPVKAIKVGVIDYKDTATLRKFISDRGKIRARRVTGVSVQEQRKIAKAVKNAREMALLPYSSSAR
- a CDS encoding cation-translocating P-type ATPase, whose protein sequence is MTSTSTPSVPWAEAPATVAATTGTDPARGLTATQAAERLAVNGPNNLPSKPPTPAWRRFLGQFQDPLVYLLIAAIFISAIAWVLEGAHGLPVDALVILAVITLNAVLGFVQESKAADAVAALSRMTQAQSTVLRDGEKRQVPSADLVVGDLLLLSEGDQVGADARLVQAAALRVVESSLTGEAEAVTKTADAVSPDADLADRSPMVYRGTSVAQGTGRAVVTATGGDTEMGAIARMLDSVEEEPTPLSKELAQVSRTLGLIVVAIAVVTVGTLLLLAPSISSHTVIDALLLGVSLAVAAVPEGLPAILSVVLALGVQRMALHKAVVKKLTSVETLGSASVICSDKTGTLTRSEMTIQEVATLSGDTVVTGIGYAPVGDVAPDLDGDGQPDAEPLEGPHLEEVTVVLSGGAMASDAELADDAGAWSVIGDPTEGAFLVAERKLGTHGDREGRFERLGEVPFTSERKLMSVLYTDAKHDTVTIVSKGAPDVLLERCTQVRRGLEEAPLDDSARQLFEQRIDQMSGRALRTLGVASRLLTAAEAAQVTQVLAAGGEADFSYLERDLVLAGVVGIIDPPRPEAAAAVAEAHRAGIRVLMITGDHPATAGRIAADLGIAEPGARVLTGRELSVLGAEELNRAVAEVNVYARVAPEHKMRIVAALKAQGHTVAMTGDGVNDAPALRQADIGVAMGVTGTQVTKEAAEMVLADDNFATIVAAVAEGRRIFDNIRKFLRYLLSSNMGEVVTVFGGVVLAGLLGLSDHSTTGVVLPLVATQILWINLVTDSGPALAMGVDPSVEDVMGRAPRRPGDRVLDRTMWSGILMAGLVMGAATLLTLDTYLPGGIIDLPGVSVDDLTTARTAAFTTLVLAQLFNTIASRSETVSAFRHMFVNRWLWGAVLLGLVLQVAVVELPVLQAAFSTAPLDLHHWLVCLAMGSLVLWFSELRKLVRRSRRA